The proteins below come from a single Thunnus thynnus chromosome 10, fThuThy2.1, whole genome shotgun sequence genomic window:
- the bnipl gene encoding bcl-2/adenovirus E1B 19 kDa-interacting protein 2-like protein isoform X2, with protein MELREEWQDDGFPRPLPEDSGSPEEAETPSAAPPTTLALSGTVGGGAKKRLVAPALSLTLSGKDSHDPSNDGFSAAALSATPDEMLSLDINLEALETPSDSETGTLPDSTHDLEWEDDLPRMARGGARGVARSPVEQSEMGLMELDQVDNEGRRWRKFCISGHEYLVNMSVLEPYLQVLSHGGYYGDGMNAIILFTSCYLPENTVEDYEYVMDNLFRYIVGTLDLMVSENYLLVYMCAMAPRNKLPAIKWLHQCYTSIDRRLKKDLKGLLVVHPAWYIKALITVVKPFISEKFSRKIRFIQSLQELSQFIPTDRLQIPDSIRQFDEKLNR; from the exons GCCGCTCCCAGAGGATTCTGGGAGTCCGGAGGAGGCAGAGACGCCGTCAGCAG CCCCGCCCACCACCCTCGCCCTATCAGGTACCGTTGGGGGCGGGGCCAAGAAGCGGCTGGTGGCCCCAGCTCTCAGCCTGACGCTGAGCGGCAAAGATTCTCACGACCCGAGCAACGACGGCTTCTCCGCCGCAGCGCTGTCGGCGACGCCGGACGAGATGTTGTCGCTCGACATCAACCTGGAGGCGCTGGAGACGCCGTCTGACAGCGAGACAGGAACGCTGCCGGACAGCACGCACGACCTCGAGTGggagg ATGACCTTCCTCGGATGGCGAGGGGCGGGGCCCGGGGCGTGGCCAGGAGCCCGGTGGAGCAGTCAGAGATGGGTCTGATGGAGCTGGACCAGGTGGACAACGAGGGGCGCCGCTGGAGGAAGTTCTGCATCTCCGGACATGAATATCTCGTCAACATGAGCGTCCTGGAACCCTACCTGCAGGTCCTGTCACacggag GTTACTATGGAGACGGGATGAACGCAATCATCCTGTTTACGTCCTGCTACCTGCCGGAGAACACGGTGGAGGACTACGAGTACGTCATGGACAACCTGTTCAG GTACATCGTGGGGACGTTAGATCTGATGGTCTCGGAGAACTACCTGCTGGTCTACATGTGTGCCATGGCTCCCAGAAACAAACTGCCAGCCATCAAATGGCTCCACCAGTGCTACACCTCCATTGACAGGAG gCTGAAGAAGGACCTGAAGGGGCTGCTGGTCGTCCATCCGGCCTGGTACATCAAAGCTCTCATCACTGTGGTCAAACCCTTCATCAg TGAGAAGTTCAGCAGGAAGATTCGGTTCATCCAGAGTCTGCAGGAGCTCTCTCAGTTCATCCCCACAGACCGGCTGCAGATCCCCGACTCCATCCGACA GTTTGATGAGAAGCTGAACAGATGA